One region of Bacillus pumilus genomic DNA includes:
- the efp gene encoding elongation factor P, whose product MISVNDFRTGLTIEVDGGIWRVVDFQHVKPGKGAAFVRSKLRNLRTGAIQEKTFRAGEKVAKAQIETKTMQYLYANGDQHVFMDTSSYEQLELSETQIKDELKYLLENMSVHIVMYGAETLGVELPNTVELEVVETEPGIKGDTTSGGSKPAKTETGLIVNVPFFVNQGDKLVINTSDGSYVSRA is encoded by the coding sequence ATGATTTCAGTAAACGATTTTCGTACAGGCCTGACAATTGAAGTGGACGGCGGTATTTGGCGTGTAGTGGATTTCCAACACGTAAAGCCAGGGAAAGGCGCAGCGTTTGTTCGTTCGAAACTGCGTAACCTGCGTACTGGTGCTATTCAAGAAAAAACATTCCGTGCAGGCGAAAAAGTAGCGAAAGCTCAAATCGAAACAAAAACAATGCAATACTTGTATGCAAATGGCGACCAGCATGTCTTCATGGATACAAGTTCTTATGAGCAGCTTGAACTAAGTGAAACACAAATTAAAGATGAGCTGAAATATTTGCTAGAAAATATGTCGGTTCATATTGTGATGTACGGTGCTGAAACACTTGGAGTAGAACTTCCAAACACGGTAGAACTAGAAGTAGTAGAAACAGAGCCTGGTATTAAAGGCGACACAACATCAGGCGGATCAAAACCTGCAAAAACAGAAACTGGTTTAATCGTCAACGTTCCTTTCTTTGTGAACCAAGGAGATAAACTAGTCATTAATACATCAGACGGTTCATACGTGTCAAGAGCGTAA